One genomic window of Trichlorobacter lovleyi includes the following:
- a CDS encoding Smr/MutS family protein — protein MAQKKQKTLKPAAPPPFRTNPFAALKGIAVETAPPPEPVKKAVVPKAEPAGDELFRQAMSGVRRLDDEESRTSIPAPVSPGKKGAPPKNTARSVAKPLPREEAAARKTFLQEVEKLQLDVRFKDQLPEEEELRPLTGNRLRQLKRGIIQLDRQLDLHGLTREEALASLGPFLQAARNAGEKGALVITGKGNHSLEGPVLQQVVAAWLRDQGRDLITEYAPAPAEMGGSGAFVIFLRPLDK, from the coding sequence ATGGCACAAAAAAAACAGAAGACACTCAAGCCGGCAGCTCCCCCCCCTTTCCGTACGAATCCCTTTGCTGCCCTGAAAGGGATCGCCGTTGAAACGGCGCCTCCTCCTGAACCGGTCAAAAAGGCGGTAGTGCCGAAAGCTGAACCGGCGGGTGACGAGCTGTTCCGGCAGGCCATGTCCGGGGTACGCCGGCTGGATGATGAGGAGAGCCGGACCAGCATCCCGGCGCCTGTCAGCCCCGGCAAGAAGGGCGCTCCCCCCAAAAACACTGCAAGATCTGTCGCAAAGCCGCTGCCCCGGGAAGAGGCTGCGGCCCGCAAGACCTTCCTGCAGGAGGTGGAGAAGCTGCAGCTTGATGTCCGTTTTAAAGACCAACTGCCTGAAGAAGAGGAGCTGCGTCCCCTGACCGGCAACCGGCTGCGCCAGCTCAAGCGGGGTATCATCCAGCTGGACCGCCAGCTGGACCTGCACGGCCTGACCCGTGAAGAGGCGCTTGCATCGTTGGGACCGTTTCTGCAGGCGGCTCGCAATGCCGGCGAAAAAGGGGCGCTGGTGATCACCGGCAAAGGGAATCATTCTCTCGAAGGCCCGGTGCTGCAGCAGGTCGTTGCCGCCTGGTTACGTGATCAGGGGCGTGACCTGATTACCGAATATGCCCCGGCCCCGGCAGAAATGGGGGGCAGCGGCGCCTTTGTTATCTTTCTGCGCCCCCTTGACAAATAG
- the trxA gene encoding thioredoxin, producing MASDAVLTLSDANFDRDVLQSDLPVLVDFWATWCAPCKAIAPLIDAVAADYAGKVKVGKVNVDDNPATPGKYGVRGIPTLILFKGGKVIDQVVGAVPKSQLDALIAKAL from the coding sequence ATGGCCAGTGATGCTGTTCTTACCCTGAGCGATGCCAATTTCGACCGTGACGTACTTCAGTCCGACCTGCCGGTGCTGGTGGACTTCTGGGCTACCTGGTGTGCCCCTTGTAAGGCGATTGCCCCGTTGATTGATGCCGTTGCAGCAGACTATGCCGGTAAGGTGAAGGTTGGCAAGGTCAACGTTGATGACAACCCGGCCACACCCGGTAAATACGGTGTGCGCGGCATTCCCACCCTGATCCTGTTCAAGGGTGGCAAGGTGATTGATCAGGTGGTTGGTGCTGTTCCCAAGTCCCAACTCGATGCTTTGATTGCCAAGGCACTCTAG
- the galU gene encoding UTP--glucose-1-phosphate uridylyltransferase GalU, translating into MKVRKAIFPVAGLGTRFLPATKSSPKEMLPLIDKPLVQYVVEEAVAAGIEQIIFVTGRTKRSIEDHFDSSPELENHLEEKGKDETLQAVRCIADLVDIFYVRQKKALGLGHAILCARDFIGNEPFAVLLGDDIIDTPGSAPCLRQLLDVYEHYKGSVLALEQVPMEQISSYGCVAVNRITDHVMEVTDMVEKPPQAEAPSNLAIIGRYVLTPAIFPLLEQQQPGRGGEIQLTDAIKRLSQDEAVYGCLFEGLRHDCGDKLGFLKATVDLALKRDEFKEDFTAYLKQRLGCL; encoded by the coding sequence ATGAAAGTCCGCAAGGCGATCTTTCCGGTGGCCGGACTGGGAACCCGCTTCCTGCCTGCCACCAAATCATCTCCCAAAGAGATGCTGCCACTGATCGACAAGCCGCTGGTGCAGTATGTGGTTGAAGAGGCGGTGGCAGCCGGTATTGAGCAGATCATCTTTGTGACCGGCCGGACCAAGCGTTCCATTGAGGACCACTTTGACAGCTCACCCGAGCTGGAAAACCACCTTGAGGAAAAGGGCAAAGACGAGACCCTGCAGGCGGTACGCTGTATTGCCGACCTGGTTGATATCTTTTATGTGCGCCAGAAAAAGGCCCTAGGGCTGGGGCATGCCATCCTCTGTGCCCGTGACTTTATCGGCAATGAACCGTTTGCCGTGTTGCTGGGAGACGACATCATCGACACCCCTGGCAGCGCCCCCTGCCTGCGGCAGCTGCTGGATGTCTACGAACACTATAAAGGCAGTGTGCTGGCCCTTGAGCAGGTGCCGATGGAACAGATCTCCTCCTACGGCTGTGTTGCGGTCAACCGGATCACTGATCATGTGATGGAGGTGACCGATATGGTGGAAAAACCGCCACAGGCGGAGGCCCCTTCCAACCTTGCCATCATCGGTCGCTACGTCTTGACCCCGGCCATCTTCCCGCTTCTGGAACAGCAGCAACCGGGCCGGGGCGGCGAGATCCAGCTGACCGACGCCATCAAACGGCTGTCTCAGGACGAGGCGGTGTATGGCTGTCTGTTTGAAGGATTACGCCATGACTGCGGGGACAAGCTGGGGTTTCTGAAGGCAACAGTGGATCTGGCACTGAAGCGGGATGAGTTCAAGGAGGATTTTACCGCCTACCTGAAACAGCGGCTGGGATGTTTGTAA
- the hemC gene encoding hydroxymethylbilane synthase, which produces MAPKRLRIGTRASQLALWQANWTKSELEARYPGIQVELVKIKTMGDKILDVPLAQVGGKGLFVKEIEEAMLRGEIDLAVHSMKDVPTEFPEGLGLVVTTKREDPRDAFISDKVTFSELRQGARIGTSALRRQAQLLKARPDLEMVIIRGNVETRIRKLKEDNLDAVILAAAGLNRLGFTDVVTELLDTDFSIPAIGQGALGLECRLDDNATIEALAFLNHADTAAAVAAERALLKRCEGGCQVPIAAHGTVSGDTLTLVGFIASVDGKQTVRDRISGSTADAVKLGTELADRLLAAGGKAILEDVYQREIAH; this is translated from the coding sequence ATGGCACCTAAACGCCTCCGCATAGGCACCCGCGCCAGCCAACTGGCCCTCTGGCAGGCCAACTGGACCAAATCGGAACTGGAAGCACGGTATCCCGGCATCCAGGTTGAACTGGTCAAGATCAAGACCATGGGAGACAAGATCCTGGATGTCCCACTGGCACAGGTTGGTGGCAAAGGACTGTTTGTCAAAGAGATCGAAGAGGCAATGCTGCGGGGTGAGATCGACCTGGCCGTACACAGCATGAAGGATGTCCCGACTGAGTTCCCTGAAGGACTGGGACTGGTGGTAACCACCAAGCGTGAAGACCCCCGTGACGCCTTTATCTCGGACAAGGTAACATTCAGCGAACTGCGCCAGGGGGCCAGAATAGGCACCAGTGCCCTGCGCAGACAGGCCCAGCTGCTCAAGGCGCGGCCCGACCTGGAGATGGTGATTATCCGCGGCAACGTGGAAACCCGTATTCGCAAGCTGAAGGAAGACAATCTGGATGCCGTGATCCTGGCAGCGGCGGGCCTGAACCGGCTCGGCTTCACCGACGTGGTGACCGAGCTGCTGGATACGGACTTCTCGATCCCGGCCATCGGCCAGGGCGCCCTGGGACTGGAGTGCCGCCTGGATGACAACGCGACCATAGAGGCGCTGGCCTTCCTGAATCATGCAGACACCGCTGCTGCAGTGGCCGCAGAACGGGCGCTGCTCAAACGCTGTGAAGGTGGTTGCCAGGTACCGATTGCCGCCCACGGCACGGTGAGCGGTGACACCCTGACCCTGGTCGGCTTTATCGCCTCGGTGGATGGCAAACAGACGGTGCGGGACCGCATCAGTGGATCAACAGCGGATGCGGTAAAACTGGGAACAGAACTGGCCGACCGGTTGCTGGCAGCTGGAGGTAAGGCGATTCTGGAAGATGTCTACCAGCGGGAAATTGCCCACTAA
- a CDS encoding flagellar biosynthesis anti-sigma factor FlgM, with the protein MRIDSATTAIFGAQPVMKTAKSEASRSVQSTAAVQSPFSVQLTNMVEKLSGVQPSSGEIRPEKVQDISQQLASGSYNISGQDVAEKMLMALTS; encoded by the coding sequence ATGCGAATAGACAGCGCAACTACAGCAATTTTTGGTGCCCAGCCGGTCATGAAGACGGCAAAAAGTGAGGCCAGCCGGTCGGTGCAATCAACCGCTGCGGTGCAAAGCCCGTTCAGCGTCCAGTTGACCAATATGGTTGAGAAACTCTCCGGCGTTCAACCATCCAGCGGCGAGATCCGCCCCGAGAAGGTGCAGGATATCAGCCAGCAGCTGGCCAGTGGCAGTTACAATATCAGCGGCCAGGATGTGGCTGAAAAGATGTTGATGGCCCTCACGTCCTGA
- the hemA gene encoding glutamyl-tRNA reductase, with protein MNIIVVGLSHKTASVDIREKVAFSPNSIEKPLHELVNLDGIVEGIIVSTCNRVEIYATTRDIAGGIARIRRFMAEYHHLAHDLLEPHLYSYHGEEAIRHVFRVASSLDSMVVGEPQILGQIKTSYGYAAEYKSSGIILNRFLHKAFSVAKRVRTETRIASSAVSVSFAAVELARKIFGNLTDKTVLLIGAGEMCELAARHFLTNGAKGVMVTNRTFERAQRLAEEFGGEAIPFDELFLHLHKADIVLTSTGAPHAIITPPDLEEVIKRRRMRPMFLIDIAVPRDIDPAVNEMDAVYLYDMDDLQQVVAANLEGRKQEADKAEAIIAEEIIQFYKWVATLEVTPTIVALRNRFEELRKAELERTLAGWKDAPPDAEKRLEALTNAFMNKLLHQPTSVLKKAGQGNRTDLYLDALRALFDLELGGTDTNESLELEE; from the coding sequence ATGAACATCATCGTTGTCGGCCTGTCCCACAAGACTGCGTCGGTTGATATCAGAGAGAAGGTCGCCTTCTCACCCAACAGCATCGAGAAGCCCCTGCACGAGCTGGTTAATCTGGACGGCATTGTGGAAGGGATCATCGTCTCCACCTGCAACCGGGTCGAAATCTACGCCACCACCCGCGACATTGCCGGCGGCATCGCCCGCATCCGCCGCTTCATGGCCGAGTACCACCACCTGGCCCACGACCTGCTCGAACCACATCTCTACAGCTACCATGGTGAAGAGGCGATCCGCCATGTTTTCCGGGTCGCCTCGTCACTGGATTCTATGGTGGTTGGTGAACCGCAGATACTGGGACAGATCAAGACCTCCTACGGCTATGCCGCCGAGTACAAGAGTTCCGGCATCATCCTGAACCGTTTCCTGCACAAGGCGTTTTCCGTTGCCAAGCGGGTGCGTACCGAGACCAGAATCGCCTCGTCAGCGGTATCGGTCTCCTTTGCCGCAGTTGAGCTGGCCCGCAAGATCTTCGGCAATCTGACCGACAAGACCGTGCTGTTGATCGGTGCCGGCGAGATGTGCGAACTGGCAGCCCGCCACTTCCTGACCAACGGCGCCAAGGGGGTGATGGTCACCAACCGGACCTTTGAGCGTGCCCAGCGCCTTGCTGAGGAGTTCGGCGGCGAGGCGATCCCGTTTGACGAGCTGTTTCTGCATCTGCACAAGGCGGATATTGTCCTGACCTCCACCGGTGCGCCCCACGCCATCATCACACCGCCCGACCTGGAAGAGGTGATCAAGCGCCGCAGGATGCGGCCGATGTTCCTGATCGACATTGCCGTACCCCGCGATATCGACCCGGCAGTCAACGAGATGGATGCGGTCTATCTGTATGATATGGATGACCTGCAGCAGGTGGTGGCTGCCAACCTTGAGGGACGCAAGCAGGAGGCAGACAAGGCCGAGGCGATCATTGCCGAGGAGATCATCCAGTTCTACAAATGGGTGGCCACCCTTGAGGTCACCCCCACCATCGTTGCCCTGCGCAACCGCTTTGAAGAACTGCGCAAGGCGGAACTGGAACGCACCCTGGCCGGCTGGAAGGATGCCCCGCCCGACGCCGAAAAACGGCTGGAAGCCCTGACCAACGCCTTTATGAACAAGCTGCTGCACCAGCCCACCAGCGTACTCAAAAAGGCAGGCCAGGGGAATCGTACCGATCTGTACCTGGATGCCCTGCGAGCGCTGTTTGACCTGGAACTGGGCGGCACCGACACGAATGAATCACTTGAATTGGAAGAATAA
- a CDS encoding TlpA disulfide reductase family protein codes for MPFVSLQGCFRAVTLIVTALLLGLCPYNAEAAPRRGQPAPPFKTFSIKGQPVSTEGLKGSVVLLDFWATWCPPCRESIPHLAELHRKYSKQGLVIIGMSVDEGGERTVKEYAENHAIPYQIVMASGRIGSDYGVRALPVLYVIDKNGLVREQIMGFSDQAGKVIENLVKKLLNEK; via the coding sequence ATGCCGTTCGTATCCTTGCAAGGCTGTTTCCGGGCTGTGACGCTGATCGTCACAGCCCTTCTGTTAGGCCTCTGCCCGTATAACGCGGAGGCTGCACCACGCCGTGGCCAGCCGGCTCCGCCCTTCAAGACCTTTTCCATCAAAGGCCAGCCGGTCTCTACTGAAGGGTTGAAAGGCTCGGTGGTGCTGCTGGATTTCTGGGCTACCTGGTGTCCCCCCTGCCGTGAATCAATCCCGCATCTGGCTGAACTGCACCGCAAGTACAGCAAGCAGGGTCTGGTCATTATCGGGATGAGTGTGGATGAGGGGGGGGAACGGACCGTCAAGGAGTACGCGGAAAACCATGCCATCCCCTACCAGATCGTGATGGCCAGCGGCAGGATCGGTTCCGACTATGGGGTGCGGGCGTTGCCGGTGCTGTACGTGATTGACAAAAACGGCCTGGTGCGCGAGCAGATCATGGGCTTTTCTGATCAGGCCGGCAAGGTGATCGAAAACCTGGTTAAAAAACTGTTGAACGAAAAGTAG
- a CDS encoding FmdB family zinc ribbon protein, producing MPMYEYRCQSCDNQFELRQKFSDAPATECPKCGGAVEKMISQTAFSLKGDGWFNSGYCPSSGGPKPAACSAGG from the coding sequence ATGCCGATGTACGAATACCGTTGTCAGTCCTGCGACAATCAGTTTGAATTACGCCAAAAGTTTTCAGATGCCCCTGCCACTGAATGTCCGAAGTGCGGCGGCGCAGTAGAAAAGATGATTTCCCAGACCGCCTTCAGCCTGAAAGGTGACGGCTGGTTTAACTCCGGCTATTGCCCCTCAAGTGGTGGCCCCAAGCCGGCAGCCTGCTCAGCCGGTGGCTGA
- the folD gene encoding bifunctional methylenetetrahydrofolate dehydrogenase/methenyltetrahydrofolate cyclohydrolase FolD: protein MAAQIIDGKAIAAKVRERIGSTVSTLKQQGITPGLAVVLVGDDPASRVYVGMKKKMCVELGMYSADHELPASTSEAELLALIGQLNADPRVHGILVQLPLPDHIDTDKVLEAISPDKDADGFHPYNVGRLAIGKPTFQPCTPYGVMVMLDEIGYDLKGKEVVVVGRSNIVGKPVALMCLSRHATVTICHSRTKDLADVVRRADVVIAAVGKPEMVKGDWIKPGAVVIDVGINRVGEKKLVGDVEYAAAAERASAITPVPGGVGPMTIAMLLQNTLESAQRAVTR from the coding sequence ATGGCAGCACAGATTATTGACGGTAAGGCGATTGCGGCAAAGGTTCGTGAACGGATCGGCAGCACGGTTTCAACCCTGAAACAGCAGGGGATCACCCCCGGTCTGGCAGTGGTACTGGTGGGTGATGATCCGGCCAGCCGGGTCTATGTCGGCATGAAGAAAAAGATGTGTGTGGAGCTGGGGATGTACTCGGCTGACCATGAACTGCCGGCCTCCACCAGCGAGGCAGAGCTGCTGGCCCTGATCGGACAGCTGAATGCCGATCCCCGGGTACACGGTATTCTGGTGCAGTTGCCGTTGCCTGACCATATTGATACAGACAAGGTGCTGGAGGCGATCTCGCCGGACAAGGATGCTGACGGCTTCCATCCCTACAATGTGGGCCGCCTGGCCATCGGTAAACCGACCTTCCAGCCCTGCACCCCCTATGGCGTAATGGTGATGCTGGATGAGATCGGCTATGACCTGAAGGGTAAAGAGGTGGTCGTTGTGGGACGCTCCAACATCGTGGGCAAGCCGGTGGCGCTGATGTGTCTGTCCCGTCATGCCACTGTCACCATCTGTCACTCCCGCACCAAGGATCTGGCGGATGTGGTCCGCCGGGCGGATGTGGTGATTGCAGCGGTGGGCAAGCCAGAAATGGTCAAAGGCGACTGGATCAAGCCGGGGGCCGTGGTGATTGATGTCGGTATCAACCGGGTAGGTGAGAAAAAACTGGTGGGGGACGTGGAGTATGCTGCGGCTGCTGAACGGGCCAGCGCGATCACCCCGGTACCGGGCGGAGTTGGCCCGATGACCATTGCCATGCTGCTGCAAAATACGCTTGAATCTGCCCAACGGGCTGTAACGAGGTAA
- the ccsB gene encoding c-type cytochrome biogenesis protein CcsB, with protein MTQISFYLTLSLYAVATLLYLSCLLRNSSCQSILGSRVLLAGFLAHCLATIHRFIAAGHLPITNMHESLSFFALTIAGVYLFFEQRYKVRILGSFVVPFTLLLTLGAGIAPTAIKPLNPALQSLWIYSHTILAFGAYAFFTISGGVALLYLIQSHFLKKKHLGPLFLKLPSLDVLDEIGYRCLAFGFPMLTVAIITGAIWASRAWGSYWSWDPKESWSLITWFIYAALLHGRLTTGWRGRRAAILTVIGFLVMLFTFLGVNLWLPGLHSYT; from the coding sequence ATGACCCAGATATCCTTTTACCTGACCCTCTCGCTCTATGCAGTTGCCACACTGCTTTACCTGAGCTGCCTGTTACGCAACTCCTCCTGCCAGTCCATTCTGGGCAGCAGGGTGCTGCTGGCCGGTTTTCTGGCCCACTGCCTGGCCACTATCCATCGTTTCATTGCTGCCGGGCACCTGCCGATCACCAACATGCACGAATCACTCTCCTTCTTTGCACTCACAATCGCAGGGGTCTATCTCTTCTTTGAGCAGCGCTACAAGGTCAGGATCCTGGGTTCGTTTGTGGTGCCATTCACCCTGTTGCTGACCCTTGGCGCCGGCATCGCGCCAACCGCAATCAAGCCGCTGAATCCGGCCCTGCAATCGCTCTGGATCTATTCGCACACCATCCTGGCCTTTGGTGCCTACGCCTTCTTTACTATCTCCGGCGGCGTAGCCCTGCTGTATCTGATTCAATCCCATTTCCTGAAAAAGAAGCACCTGGGGCCGCTCTTCCTGAAGCTGCCATCACTGGATGTACTGGACGAGATCGGTTACCGCTGTCTTGCCTTCGGCTTCCCGATGCTGACGGTTGCCATCATCACCGGTGCCATCTGGGCCTCCCGGGCCTGGGGCAGCTACTGGTCCTGGGACCCCAAAGAGAGCTGGTCGCTGATCACCTGGTTTATCTATGCAGCCCTGCTGCACGGGCGGCTTACCACCGGCTGGCGCGGCAGGCGGGCCGCCATCCTGACCGTCATCGGCTTTCTGGTCATGCTCTTTACCTTCCTCGGGGTAAACCTCTGGCTCCCCGGCCTGCATAGCTACACCTAA
- a CDS encoding uroporphyrinogen-III synthase, with amino-acid sequence MSTSGKLPTNPLQGCRILVTRAAEQAAGFSRQLQQRGAVVVECPTIQLVPPEAWTAVDAAIQALSGFDWLILTSANGVRFFFGRLQELGLAPAVLRSCKVCAVGPKTAEALTQLGITPDLIPEQFTGEGVVAAFHGHDLQGRRVLFPKADGARDLIPQQLRSRGAVVVDPVLYRNIIPQGLPDSARLALEQHQLDAVVFSSPSTVRNLAQLTGGITRLQALLADLAVVSIGPVTTRACQELGLSVAVEPEQSTLDALIRALEQHTLCCPPAVPSIT; translated from the coding sequence ATGTCTACCAGCGGGAAATTGCCCACTAACCCCCTGCAAGGCTGCCGGATTCTGGTGACCCGCGCGGCAGAGCAGGCTGCCGGGTTCTCCCGGCAGTTACAACAGCGTGGCGCTGTGGTGGTGGAATGCCCTACCATTCAGCTGGTGCCACCTGAAGCCTGGACCGCTGTGGATGCTGCCATCCAGGCTTTATCCGGCTTTGACTGGCTGATTCTGACCTCGGCAAACGGGGTCAGGTTTTTCTTTGGCCGGTTACAGGAACTGGGGCTTGCCCCCGCTGTACTGCGGAGCTGCAAGGTCTGCGCGGTCGGACCTAAGACCGCAGAGGCCCTGACACAGCTGGGTATCACGCCTGATCTGATCCCGGAACAGTTCACCGGAGAAGGAGTGGTGGCCGCGTTTCACGGACATGACCTGCAGGGGCGGCGGGTACTGTTTCCCAAGGCAGATGGTGCCCGCGACCTGATTCCGCAGCAACTGCGCAGTAGGGGGGCAGTGGTGGTTGACCCGGTACTCTACCGGAACATCATCCCGCAGGGCTTGCCTGACTCTGCCCGTCTGGCCCTGGAACAGCACCAGCTTGATGCGGTTGTCTTCAGTTCCCCTTCAACCGTTCGCAACCTGGCACAGTTGACGGGTGGCATCACCCGGCTGCAGGCGTTGCTGGCAGATCTCGCTGTGGTTTCCATCGGGCCGGTAACAACCAGGGCCTGTCAGGAGCTGGGGCTTAGCGTTGCCGTGGAACCGGAGCAGTCAACCCTGGATGCCCTGATTCGCGCCCTTGAGCAGCATACCCTCTGCTGCCCCCCCGCTGTGCCTTCCATTACCTAA